A part of Populus alba chromosome 8, ASM523922v2, whole genome shotgun sequence genomic DNA contains:
- the LOC118061180 gene encoding putative clathrin assembly protein At2g01600 isoform X2, giving the protein MGTLQTWRKAYGALKDSTKVGLAHVNSDYAELDVAIVKATNHVECSPKERHLKKILAATSAIRPRADVAYCIHALSRRLAKTHNWTVALKILIVIHRLLREGDPTFREELLNFSQRGRILQLSNFKDDSSPIAWDCSAWVRTYALFLEERLECFRILKYDIEAERLPRPAQGQDKGYSRTRDLDSEDLLEQLPALQQSLYRLVGCRPEGAAVGNYVIQYALALVLKESFKIYCAINDGIINLVDKFFEMPRHEAIKALDIYKRAGQQAGNLSDFYDICKGLELARNFQFPVLREPPQSFLTTMEEYIREAPRVVSVPSEALLQLTYRPEEGPSEDAKSSGDEPEPPPSDDVAVSNVEITPPVPTTAPQNSIDTGDLLGLDYGTPNASTIEESNALALAIVPSESDVAPTFNSAAGQAKDFDPTGWELALVTTPSSNISATNERQLAGGLDSLTLNSLYDEGAYRAARQPVYGAPAPNPFEIQDPFALSNSIAAPPSVQMAAMTQQPHNPFGPYQPTYPQPQHQQNMMMSHANPFGDTVFGAFHAHPMAHPQTNNPFGSTGLL; this is encoded by the exons atgggCACACTCCAGACATGGCGAAAAGCCTATGGCGCTCTCAAAGATTCCACCAAAGTCGGTCTTGCTCATGTCAACAGCGATTATGCG gaATTGGACGTGGCCATAGTCAAAGCAACTAACCACGTTGAGTGTTCTCCAAAAGAGCGCCATCTTAAAA AAATCTTGGCTGCTACGTCAGCGATTCGGCCTCGAGCTGATGTTGCTTATTGCATTCATGCTCTTTCCCGCCGATTGGCCAAAACCCATAATTGGACG GTAGCTTTGAAAATACTGATTGTGATCCATAGATTATTAAGAGAGGGTGATCCTACTTTCAGAGAAGAACTTCTGAATTTCTCTCAGAGAGGGCGCATCCTCCAACTTTCTAATTTCAAGGATGATTCAAGTCCTATTG cTTGGGATTGTTCTGCTTGGGTGCGTACATATGCACTTTTTTTGGAGGAACGACTTGAATGCTTTAGAATTCTAAAGTATGATATTGAAGCAGAGCGTCTTCCAAGACCTGCCCAAGGGCAGGATAAG GGCTACAGCCGAACTAGGGACTTAGACAGTGAAGATCTGCTGGAACAGTTGCCTGCTTTACAGCAGTCGTTGTATCGTCTCGTTGGCTGCCGG CCAGAAGGCGCTGCGGTTGGCAATTATGTTATACAATATGCTCTGGCTCTG GTATTGAAGGAgagctttaaaatatattgtgcTATTAATGATGGGATCATCAATCTTGTGGATAAG TTTTTTGAGATGCCAAGACATGAAGCAATCAAAGCCCTTGATATCTACAAACGAGCTGGTCAGCAG GCTGGTAACCTTTCTGATTTCTATGACATTTGCAAAGGATTAGAACTTGCTAGGAATTTCCAGTTTCCTGTTTTGAGGGAG CCTCCACAATCCTTTCTTACAACTATGGAAGAGTATATCAGAGAGGCACCACGTGTTGTTTCTGTTCCTAGTGAGGCATTG CTTCAATTGACATACAGACCAGAAGAAGGTCCTTCTGAAGATGCCAAATCATCTGGCGATGAACCTGAGCCACCTCCTTCAGATGATGTTGCTGTCTCCAATGTTGAGATCACCCCTCCTGTTCCTACAACCGCTCCTCAGAACAGCATAGACACTGGAGATTTGCTG GGATTGGATTATGGAACTCCTAATGCATCTACCATTGAGGAAAGCAATGCTTTGGCTCTGGCTATAGTTCCTTCTGAATCAG ATGTTGCACCAACATTTAACTCTGCTGCTGGTCAAGCAAAAGATTTTGATCCTACTGGATGGGAACTTGCCCTGGTCACTACTCCAAGCAGCAATATTTCTGCCACTAATGAGAGGCAATTG GCTGGCGGCTTGGACTCGCTCACTCTGAACAGTTTGTACGATGAAGGAGCATATCGAGCTGCCCGGCAGCCTGTTTATGGAGCGCCAGCCCCCAATCCATTTGAGATACAAGATCCATTTGCTTTGTCAAACAGCATTGCTGCCCCTCCTTCAGTCCAAATGGCAGCAATGACTCAACAGCCTCACAATCCTTTTGGTCCATATCAACCTACCTACCCACAACCACAGCATCAACAAAATATGATGATGAGCCATGCAAATCCTTTTGGTGATACAGTGTTTGGCGCATTTCATGCACATCCTATGGCACATCCTCAGACTAATAATCCCTTCGGAAGCACAGGCCTTCTGTAA
- the LOC118061180 gene encoding putative clathrin assembly protein At2g01600 isoform X1: protein MGTLQTWRKAYGALKDSTKVGLAHVNSDYAELDVAIVKATNHVECSPKERHLKKILAATSAIRPRADVAYCIHALSRRLAKTHNWTVALKILIVIHRLLREGDPTFREELLNFSQRGRILQLSNFKDDSSPIAWDCSAWVRTYALFLEERLECFRILKYDIEAERLPRPAQGQDKQGYSRTRDLDSEDLLEQLPALQQSLYRLVGCRPEGAAVGNYVIQYALALVLKESFKIYCAINDGIINLVDKFFEMPRHEAIKALDIYKRAGQQAGNLSDFYDICKGLELARNFQFPVLREPPQSFLTTMEEYIREAPRVVSVPSEALLQLTYRPEEGPSEDAKSSGDEPEPPPSDDVAVSNVEITPPVPTTAPQNSIDTGDLLGLDYGTPNASTIEESNALALAIVPSESDVAPTFNSAAGQAKDFDPTGWELALVTTPSSNISATNERQLAGGLDSLTLNSLYDEGAYRAARQPVYGAPAPNPFEIQDPFALSNSIAAPPSVQMAAMTQQPHNPFGPYQPTYPQPQHQQNMMMSHANPFGDTVFGAFHAHPMAHPQTNNPFGSTGLL from the exons atgggCACACTCCAGACATGGCGAAAAGCCTATGGCGCTCTCAAAGATTCCACCAAAGTCGGTCTTGCTCATGTCAACAGCGATTATGCG gaATTGGACGTGGCCATAGTCAAAGCAACTAACCACGTTGAGTGTTCTCCAAAAGAGCGCCATCTTAAAA AAATCTTGGCTGCTACGTCAGCGATTCGGCCTCGAGCTGATGTTGCTTATTGCATTCATGCTCTTTCCCGCCGATTGGCCAAAACCCATAATTGGACG GTAGCTTTGAAAATACTGATTGTGATCCATAGATTATTAAGAGAGGGTGATCCTACTTTCAGAGAAGAACTTCTGAATTTCTCTCAGAGAGGGCGCATCCTCCAACTTTCTAATTTCAAGGATGATTCAAGTCCTATTG cTTGGGATTGTTCTGCTTGGGTGCGTACATATGCACTTTTTTTGGAGGAACGACTTGAATGCTTTAGAATTCTAAAGTATGATATTGAAGCAGAGCGTCTTCCAAGACCTGCCCAAGGGCAGGATAAG CAGGGCTACAGCCGAACTAGGGACTTAGACAGTGAAGATCTGCTGGAACAGTTGCCTGCTTTACAGCAGTCGTTGTATCGTCTCGTTGGCTGCCGG CCAGAAGGCGCTGCGGTTGGCAATTATGTTATACAATATGCTCTGGCTCTG GTATTGAAGGAgagctttaaaatatattgtgcTATTAATGATGGGATCATCAATCTTGTGGATAAG TTTTTTGAGATGCCAAGACATGAAGCAATCAAAGCCCTTGATATCTACAAACGAGCTGGTCAGCAG GCTGGTAACCTTTCTGATTTCTATGACATTTGCAAAGGATTAGAACTTGCTAGGAATTTCCAGTTTCCTGTTTTGAGGGAG CCTCCACAATCCTTTCTTACAACTATGGAAGAGTATATCAGAGAGGCACCACGTGTTGTTTCTGTTCCTAGTGAGGCATTG CTTCAATTGACATACAGACCAGAAGAAGGTCCTTCTGAAGATGCCAAATCATCTGGCGATGAACCTGAGCCACCTCCTTCAGATGATGTTGCTGTCTCCAATGTTGAGATCACCCCTCCTGTTCCTACAACCGCTCCTCAGAACAGCATAGACACTGGAGATTTGCTG GGATTGGATTATGGAACTCCTAATGCATCTACCATTGAGGAAAGCAATGCTTTGGCTCTGGCTATAGTTCCTTCTGAATCAG ATGTTGCACCAACATTTAACTCTGCTGCTGGTCAAGCAAAAGATTTTGATCCTACTGGATGGGAACTTGCCCTGGTCACTACTCCAAGCAGCAATATTTCTGCCACTAATGAGAGGCAATTG GCTGGCGGCTTGGACTCGCTCACTCTGAACAGTTTGTACGATGAAGGAGCATATCGAGCTGCCCGGCAGCCTGTTTATGGAGCGCCAGCCCCCAATCCATTTGAGATACAAGATCCATTTGCTTTGTCAAACAGCATTGCTGCCCCTCCTTCAGTCCAAATGGCAGCAATGACTCAACAGCCTCACAATCCTTTTGGTCCATATCAACCTACCTACCCACAACCACAGCATCAACAAAATATGATGATGAGCCATGCAAATCCTTTTGGTGATACAGTGTTTGGCGCATTTCATGCACATCCTATGGCACATCCTCAGACTAATAATCCCTTCGGAAGCACAGGCCTTCTGTAA